In Etheostoma cragini isolate CJK2018 chromosome 9, CSU_Ecrag_1.0, whole genome shotgun sequence, the following are encoded in one genomic region:
- the xcr1a.1 gene encoding chemokine XC receptor 1, translating to MNDSFNDSQYVHVYDDDYVDQVCDKGEVVKFGSIAIPVFFSVVITLSLIGNILVLVILALYENLKSLTNIFILNLAISDLVFTTGLPFWAFYHVWGWLFSEVLCKIVTFVFFTGFYSSILFLTIMTIYRYLSVVHPLCGRSTHKLNRSTGVYVSFLLWIVSIGVSMPSLLYSTLVPIHHKDKHSMGCEYEATEWKGIDIFQQNIFFLVAFAVMAFCYIQILWKITRTRTETKNRAVKLVFWIVAVFFLGWVPYNVVIFLRFLANNVVPARYPCETSIKLDYAFYVCRLIAFSHCCLNPVFYAFVGVKFRSHLKSLLHRMFNCQSPNEEQKVRMQTFSRGSIY from the coding sequence ATGAATGACTCTTTCAATGACAGCCAATACGTCCATGTCTATGATGATGACTATGTGGATCAAGTCTGTGATAAAGGTGAGGTGGTCAAGTTTGGATCCATTGCCATTCCCGTGTTCTTCTCTGTCGTGATCACACTGAGCCTCATAGGAAACATCCTCGTCCTTGTAATCCTGGCTTTGTATGAAAACCTCAAGTCTCTTACCAACATTTTTATCCTAAACCTGGCCATCTCTGACCTCGTCTTCACCACCGGTCTCCCCTTCTGGGCATTTTACCATGTCTGGGGATGGTTGTTTTCAGAAGTTCTCTGCAAAATTGTGACTTTTGTCTTCTTCACCGGGTTTTACAGCAGCATACTTTTCCTGACCATCATGACCATCTACAGGTATCTGTCTGTGGTGCACCCTCTCTGTGGCCGGAGCACACATAAACTCAATCGCAGCACTGGAGTTTATGTGTCCTTCTTACTGTGGATAGTCAGTATTGGAGTGTCCATGCCCTCCCTGCTCTACAGCACCCTCGTCCCGATCCACCACAAAGATAAACACTCCATGGGCTGTGAATACGAAGCCACTGAGTGGAAAGGAATTGACATCTTtcaacagaacatttttttcttggtcGCTTTTGCAGTGATGGCTTTCTGCTACATTCAAATACTGTGGAAAATCACAAGAACAAGAACAGAGACAAAGAACAGAGCAGTGAAGTTAGTCTTCTGGATCGTGGCTGTGTTCTTCCTCGGTTGGGTGCCGTACAATGTGGTCatttttcttagatttttggCTAACAATGTGGTTCCAGCACGTTATCCCTGTGAAACAAGTATCAAGCTTGACTATGCATTCTATGTGTGCCGGCTCATTGCTTTCTCCCACTGCTGCCTGAACCCTGTCTTTTATGCATTTGTTGGTGTGAAGTTTAGGAGTCATTTAAAGTCACTGCTGCATCGAATGTTCAATTGTCAAAGTCCAAACGAAGAACAGAAGGTTAGAATGCAAACCTTTTCCCGTGGATCAATTTACTAG